In the Qipengyuania pelagi genome, one interval contains:
- the tyrS gene encoding tyrosine--tRNA ligase: MSSYTSDLLRVLDERGYIHQVTDAEGLDAAAAGKIVPGYVGFDATAPSLHVGNLVSIMLLRRLQQAGHKPVVVMGGGTTRIGDPTGKDEVRKMLTDAAIEDNIASIRTAFEKLLTFGDGPTDAVMVNNHDWLGQIGYIEMLQKVGTHFTVNRMLSFDSVRLRLEREQPMTFLEFNYMILQGYDFRHLNREMGVRLQMGGSDQWGNIVNGVELSRRMDGEEVFGLTTPLITRADGTKMGKSVSGAVWLNEAQLPNYDFWQFWRNTDDRDVGRFLRLFTDMPLDEIARLEALEGAEINTAKVALANAVTALVRGEDAARTAEATASETFAGGGSGEDLPALDIGPDGVRIGAALTELGFTASNGEAKRKLAEGAVKIDGETITDPGHLVTLAPGEQARLSLGKKKHAIIRA; this comes from the coding sequence ATGAGCAGCTACACATCCGATCTCCTGCGCGTGCTCGACGAGCGCGGCTATATCCATCAAGTAACCGACGCGGAAGGGCTCGATGCCGCCGCCGCGGGAAAGATCGTGCCCGGCTATGTCGGTTTCGATGCGACCGCGCCCTCGCTTCATGTCGGCAATCTGGTTTCGATCATGCTGCTGCGCCGCCTGCAACAGGCCGGGCACAAGCCGGTAGTGGTGATGGGGGGCGGGACCACGCGGATCGGCGATCCGACCGGCAAGGACGAGGTGCGCAAGATGCTCACCGACGCCGCGATCGAGGACAATATCGCTTCGATCCGCACCGCCTTCGAAAAGCTGCTGACCTTCGGCGACGGGCCGACCGATGCGGTGATGGTCAACAATCACGATTGGCTCGGGCAGATCGGCTATATCGAGATGCTGCAGAAGGTCGGCACGCATTTCACCGTCAACCGGATGCTGTCCTTCGATTCGGTGCGGCTGCGGCTCGAACGCGAACAGCCGATGACCTTCCTCGAATTCAACTACATGATCCTGCAAGGATACGATTTCCGCCATCTCAACCGCGAGATGGGGGTGCGGCTGCAAATGGGCGGCAGCGATCAATGGGGCAATATCGTCAACGGGGTCGAGCTGTCGCGGCGGATGGATGGCGAGGAGGTGTTCGGCCTCACCACCCCGCTCATCACCCGCGCGGATGGGACCAAGATGGGCAAATCGGTGTCCGGCGCAGTCTGGCTGAACGAGGCGCAGCTGCCGAATTACGATTTCTGGCAATTCTGGCGCAACACCGACGATCGGGATGTGGGCCGTTTCCTGCGCCTTTTCACCGACATGCCGCTGGACGAGATCGCGCGGCTCGAAGCGCTCGAAGGCGCTGAAATCAACACTGCGAAGGTCGCGCTGGCCAATGCGGTCACCGCGCTGGTGCGGGGAGAGGATGCGGCGCGCACGGCCGAGGCGACGGCGTCCGAAACCTTTGCGGGCGGTGGTTCGGGCGAGGATCTGCCCGCGCTCGATATCGGTCCCGATGGCGTGCGCATCGGCGCGGCCCTCACCGAACTGGGCTTCACCGCCTCCAATGGCGAGGCGAAGCGCAAGCTGGCCGAAGGCGCGGTCAAGATAGACGGCGAGACCATCACCGACCCGGGCCATCTCGTGACTTTGGCCCCTGGCGAGCAGGCGCGACTCAGCCTCGGCAAGAAGAAACATGCGATCATCCGCGCCTGA
- a CDS encoding methyl-accepting chemotaxis protein — protein MDMKPLDVRAAKALDLIPESCGKVTVGCSEVAGIVQAVIDSSARLRDEHAELQDTVRELERDQRRVSEASDEARILSARAIDRLGQGASQIEGSLAQISGLLDLVETLATHVTGFAAAMEQVQRCSQDIEQIAETTNILALNATIEAMRAGDAGRTFAVVANEVKSLAAETRKATDEISSVIGTLGSEAATVIERIEIGAKASSEAKTSVSNFEKMLGNVVSLVRDVDSQNDQIAKANGMMTAGVARVQTVFDQFDRAASDNESKLQSAHAQIEDLELVASEMFDRIVKADLSPQDALMVEKAKERAAQVTRIAQDALASGAVTMRDLFDTDYRPIEGSNPPRFRTALMDWAHENWRPVLDESAGLPGVLAAACTDMNGYLPTHLTKHSQAPTGNLTHDTTFCRNGRKIFDPIDQKAKVCPDDFMMAVYRQEGDGKTFRVTRNVYVPIEIEGRRWGNFELAYMIEDESRASAGSGPALPYFISSTR, from the coding sequence ATGGATATGAAGCCACTGGACGTGCGTGCGGCAAAGGCGCTCGACCTCATTCCTGAGTCCTGCGGCAAGGTGACCGTTGGCTGTTCCGAGGTCGCAGGCATCGTCCAGGCGGTGATCGACAGCTCGGCGCGCCTTCGCGACGAACACGCGGAATTGCAGGATACGGTCCGCGAGCTCGAGCGCGATCAGCGGCGGGTCTCCGAAGCCAGCGACGAGGCGCGCATCCTGTCCGCGCGTGCGATCGATCGCCTGGGGCAGGGCGCCAGTCAGATCGAAGGCTCGCTCGCACAGATTTCCGGCCTTCTCGACCTCGTCGAAACGCTCGCCACGCATGTGACCGGGTTTGCGGCGGCGATGGAGCAGGTTCAGCGGTGTTCGCAGGACATCGAACAGATCGCCGAAACCACCAATATCCTCGCGCTCAATGCGACCATCGAGGCGATGCGGGCCGGAGACGCGGGGCGCACCTTCGCGGTCGTCGCCAACGAAGTAAAATCGCTCGCGGCGGAGACTCGCAAGGCTACGGACGAGATTTCCAGCGTGATCGGAACGCTCGGTAGCGAGGCCGCCACAGTGATCGAGCGGATCGAGATCGGAGCGAAGGCGAGCAGCGAGGCCAAGACATCGGTCAGCAATTTTGAGAAAATGCTTGGCAATGTCGTTTCGCTGGTGCGCGATGTCGATTCGCAGAACGACCAGATCGCAAAGGCGAATGGGATGATGACCGCGGGCGTTGCGCGGGTTCAGACCGTCTTCGATCAGTTCGACCGTGCGGCAAGCGACAACGAAAGCAAACTACAAAGCGCCCACGCGCAGATCGAGGATCTCGAACTGGTTGCCAGCGAGATGTTCGACCGGATCGTGAAGGCGGACCTGTCACCCCAGGACGCGCTCATGGTTGAAAAAGCCAAGGAGCGCGCGGCGCAGGTGACGCGCATCGCGCAGGACGCCCTCGCGTCGGGCGCGGTGACTATGCGCGATCTCTTCGATACGGATTATCGTCCGATCGAAGGCAGCAATCCTCCCCGCTTCCGCACCGCTTTGATGGATTGGGCGCATGAAAACTGGCGTCCCGTGCTGGACGAGAGCGCCGGTCTGCCCGGCGTCCTGGCAGCGGCCTGTACCGATATGAACGGCTATCTGCCGACCCACCTGACCAAGCATTCGCAGGCGCCGACCGGCAATCTCACGCACGATACCACTTTTTGCCGGAACGGGCGCAAGATCTTCGATCCGATCGACCAGAAGGCGAAAGTCTGCCCCGACGATTTCATGATGGCGGTTTATCGCCAGGAAGGCGACGGCAAGACATTTCGCGTGACCCGCAACGTCTATGTGCCCATCGAGATCGAAGGCCGACGCTGGGGCAATTTCGAACTCGCTTACATGATCGAGGACGAGAGTCGCGCCAGCGCGGGGAGCGGACCCGCTCTTCCTTATTTCATCTCGTCAACTCGATGA
- a CDS encoding helix-turn-helix domain-containing protein has translation MDEPDIPSDSPPKARQPRRNADYRWTVPKVSAFLRALSECGSVAEAARSVGMSRQAAYRLRARLDGEKFQAAFEDARRRGLAVKAKARADRKRVDTRPISPWEGPGLDSLDHLRTKNKATQSEE, from the coding sequence ATGGACGAACCAGACATTCCCTCCGATTCGCCTCCCAAGGCCAGGCAGCCCCGGCGCAATGCCGATTATCGCTGGACCGTTCCGAAGGTCTCCGCCTTCCTGCGCGCCCTGTCCGAATGTGGGAGCGTGGCGGAAGCTGCGCGGAGCGTGGGCATGAGCAGGCAGGCCGCGTACAGATTGCGCGCACGGCTCGATGGCGAGAAATTCCAGGCCGCCTTCGAAGACGCGCGGCGCCGCGGCCTCGCCGTGAAGGCCAAGGCGCGTGCGGATCGCAAGAGAGTCGATACGCGACCGATTTCGCCGTGGGAGGGCCCCGGACTGGACTCGCTCGATCACCTGCGCACGAAGAACAAGGCGACACAGAGCGAGGAGTAA
- a CDS encoding DOMON-like domain-containing protein, protein MELIPHPAFPPRHVTRIFASVSQKDPRWLQARWRVEGAGAIVVPVFAGRRRADGLWRTTCFELFCGDGPSYAEFNFAPSEAWAAYDFDGYREGMRDRPVSPQPTISWRGGRSSLAILDVAIPRAAILSGALAISAVIEEEGGAKSFWALAHPPGDPDFHHRTCFAATLAPPVSP, encoded by the coding sequence ATGGAATTGATCCCGCATCCCGCGTTTCCGCCGCGTCATGTCACGCGGATCTTCGCTTCGGTCTCGCAGAAAGACCCGCGCTGGCTTCAGGCGCGCTGGCGGGTAGAAGGGGCGGGCGCGATCGTGGTGCCAGTCTTCGCCGGACGCAGGCGCGCGGACGGACTGTGGCGGACGACCTGTTTCGAACTGTTCTGCGGCGATGGGCCGTCCTACGCCGAATTCAATTTCGCGCCATCGGAAGCCTGGGCGGCTTACGATTTCGACGGATATCGCGAGGGGATGCGCGACAGGCCGGTGTCGCCCCAGCCAACGATCTCATGGCGCGGCGGGCGCTCCAGCCTAGCTATCCTCGATGTGGCGATTCCGCGCGCTGCCATCCTTTCGGGCGCGCTCGCGATCAGCGCGGTCATCGAGGAAGAGGGGGGCGCGAAGAGCTTCTGGGCGCTGGCCCATCCACCCGGCGATCCCGACTTCCACCATCGCACTTGCTTCGCCGCGACGCTTGCGCCACCCGTTTCACCATGA
- a CDS encoding PilZ domain-containing protein, translated as MSAGAQLSVTDQRRMARHPVDHPVIAEHYRDGDVRMHIANISANGFMIDDARQTERGDRVIVRLPVIGRIEAYCIWSRDNRAGYQFERILRIDDFLAMIDTLQPNPRLRKLR; from the coding sequence ATGTCTGCCGGAGCCCAGCTCAGCGTGACCGACCAGCGACGCATGGCGCGCCATCCGGTCGACCATCCTGTGATTGCGGAACATTATCGCGATGGCGACGTGCGGATGCATATCGCGAATATCTCCGCCAACGGCTTCATGATCGACGATGCCCGCCAGACGGAGCGCGGCGATCGCGTGATCGTACGCCTCCCGGTGATCGGCCGGATCGAGGCCTATTGCATCTGGAGCCGCGACAATCGCGCGGGCTATCAGTTCGAGCGAATCCTCAGGATCGACGATTTCCTGGCCATGATCGATACGCTTCAGCCCAATCCGCGCCTGCGCAAGCTGCGCTGA
- the cysK gene encoding cysteine synthase A: MKAQSVLETIGNTPHIRLSRLFPDHEVWVKSERANPGGSIKDRIGLAMVEDAEKAGKLKPGGTIIEPTSGNTGIGLAMAAAVKGYRLVLVMPESMSVERRRLMLAYGASFDLTPKEGGMKGAIARAQELVRETDGAWMPSQFDNESNWKVHVRTTAEEIYEDFKDNPIDVMITGVGTGGHLTGCAELLKERWSGFKAYAVEPAASPVISGGQPGPHPIQGIGAGFVPDNLHTQSIDGAIQVDPEDAKDMARQCAAKEGLLVGISSGATLAAIKQKLGELDAGTRVMGFNYDTGERYLSVPDFLPTE, from the coding sequence ATGAAAGCCCAATCCGTCCTCGAAACCATCGGCAACACGCCGCATATCCGCCTTTCGCGCCTGTTCCCCGACCACGAGGTCTGGGTGAAGAGCGAGCGGGCCAATCCCGGCGGATCGATCAAGGACCGCATCGGCCTCGCCATGGTCGAAGACGCGGAAAAGGCAGGCAAGCTCAAGCCCGGCGGCACCATCATCGAGCCGACCAGCGGCAATACCGGCATCGGCCTCGCCATGGCGGCGGCGGTCAAGGGCTATAGGCTCGTGCTGGTCATGCCCGAAAGCATGAGCGTCGAGCGCCGACGCCTGATGCTCGCCTATGGCGCCAGTTTCGACCTGACGCCCAAGGAAGGCGGGATGAAGGGCGCGATCGCGCGTGCACAGGAACTCGTCAGGGAAACCGATGGCGCCTGGATGCCGAGCCAGTTCGACAATGAATCGAACTGGAAGGTCCACGTCCGCACAACGGCGGAAGAAATTTACGAGGATTTCAAGGACAACCCCATCGACGTGATGATTACCGGCGTCGGCACGGGCGGCCATCTGACCGGCTGCGCCGAACTGCTGAAAGAGCGTTGGAGCGGCTTCAAGGCCTATGCCGTCGAGCCTGCGGCTTCGCCTGTCATCAGCGGCGGCCAGCCCGGCCCGCACCCGATCCAGGGCATCGGCGCAGGCTTCGTCCCGGACAACCTCCACACCCAGTCGATCGACGGGGCGATCCAGGTCGATCCCGAGGATGCGAAGGACATGGCGCGGCAATGCGCGGCGAAGGAAGGCCTGCTGGTGGGCATTTCCAGCGGCGCGACTCTCGCCGCGATCAAGCAGAAGCTCGGCGAACTCGATGCGGGCACGCGCGTCATGGGGTTCAATTACGACACCGGGGAACGCTATCTTTCGGTGCCGGATTTCCTTCCGACCGAATAA
- a CDS encoding MFS transporter, giving the protein MVVGQYAMILIIGWQTYTIARESGMDAFAASGQLALIGLLQFLPLFVLSPFSGLAADRFNRKTVARLTILLQLVGSVILAWLTFTGELQLSSLFAVAVLLGVVRAFNGPALSALAPNLVPKPILPNAIALSSIAWQTGMIVGPAVGGYAYDQAPALPYGIASVLFLVAIVAISTIGKVPRSPITGAQRPIGQVIDGWRYVIRNKMVLGAITLDLMAVFLAGATALFPPFAYDILQVGETGLAQLAAAPAVGAAITAMWFSFRPLKTNVGPKMLWAVAVFGIATIVFGVSRSMPLSLAMLVIVGAADMFSVYIRQSLIQLHTPDDKRGRVSSASLLTISASNEGGDAFSGFLASVFGPALAVVAGGIGAIVTVALWARIFPVLRMTRTFDPPQELVEETPEEKLQERI; this is encoded by the coding sequence ATGGTGGTTGGGCAATATGCGATGATCCTGATCATCGGCTGGCAGACCTACACAATCGCGCGAGAGAGCGGGATGGATGCCTTTGCCGCCTCGGGCCAGCTCGCGCTGATCGGCCTTCTCCAATTCCTGCCGCTATTCGTGCTATCGCCGTTTTCCGGGCTGGCTGCCGATCGGTTCAATCGCAAGACGGTGGCCCGACTTACGATCCTGCTCCAATTGGTGGGATCGGTGATCCTCGCCTGGCTGACTTTTACCGGAGAGCTGCAGCTTTCCTCGCTCTTCGCCGTCGCGGTCTTGCTTGGCGTCGTGCGTGCCTTCAACGGCCCGGCCCTGTCCGCGCTCGCGCCCAATCTCGTGCCCAAGCCAATCCTGCCCAATGCGATCGCGCTTTCTTCGATCGCTTGGCAGACCGGCATGATCGTCGGCCCGGCAGTGGGCGGATACGCCTATGACCAGGCCCCGGCCCTGCCCTATGGGATAGCGAGCGTACTGTTCCTCGTCGCGATCGTCGCCATCAGCACGATCGGAAAGGTGCCGCGATCGCCGATCACGGGGGCGCAGCGGCCGATCGGACAGGTGATCGACGGATGGCGCTACGTCATCCGTAACAAGATGGTGCTGGGCGCGATTACACTCGATCTGATGGCGGTGTTCTTGGCTGGAGCGACCGCGCTGTTTCCGCCCTTCGCCTATGACATTCTCCAGGTAGGGGAGACCGGCCTTGCCCAATTGGCGGCGGCGCCCGCAGTGGGTGCGGCGATCACGGCGATGTGGTTCAGTTTCCGCCCGCTCAAGACAAACGTCGGGCCGAAGATGCTGTGGGCGGTCGCGGTCTTCGGTATCGCCACGATCGTCTTCGGCGTGTCGCGCTCCATGCCGCTATCGCTCGCCATGCTGGTGATCGTGGGCGCGGCGGACATGTTCAGCGTCTATATCCGCCAATCGCTGATCCAGCTGCACACGCCCGACGACAAGCGCGGGCGCGTCTCTTCCGCCAGCCTGCTGACGATCAGCGCCTCCAACGAAGGGGGCGACGCGTTTTCGGGCTTCCTTGCCAGCGTGTTCGGTCCCGCCCTCGCCGTGGTCGCCGGCGGGATCGGCGCGATCGTGACGGTCGCGCTATGGGCGCGTATTTTTCCGGTCCTGCGGATGACGAGGACCTTCGACCCTCCCCAGGAGTTGGTGGAGGAAACCCCCGAAGAAAAGCTCCAGGAGCGTATCTGA
- a CDS encoding vWA domain-containing protein, whose product MFFNFVDELREAGISASFKEHLTLLEALDRQVIEETPEAFYYLSRATFVKDEGLLDRFDQVFQKVFKGILTDYGQNPVEVPEDWLKAVAEKFLSKEEMEKIKSLGDWDEIMDTLKKRLEEQKERHQGGNKWVGTGGTSPFGNSGYNPEGVRIGGESRHKRAIKVWDKREFKNLDNTKELGTRNIKMALRRLRRFAREGAADQLDIDATIEGTAKQGWLDIHMRPERRNAVKLLLFLDVGGSMDPFIKITEELFSAATSEFKNLEFFYFHNCLYEGVWKDNKRRWQERTKTWDVLHKYGHDYKVVFVGDAAMSPYEITHPGGSVEHMNEEAGVTWMKRVTDTYPATVWLNPVPEKQWSYSQSTRVMKQLVNARMYPLTLDGLDDAMRELSRKQGH is encoded by the coding sequence ATGTTCTTCAATTTCGTCGACGAGCTGCGCGAGGCGGGCATTTCCGCCAGTTTCAAGGAACACCTGACCTTGCTCGAGGCACTCGACAGGCAGGTGATCGAAGAAACGCCGGAAGCCTTCTATTATCTCAGCCGCGCCACCTTCGTTAAGGACGAAGGGCTGCTCGATCGCTTCGATCAGGTGTTCCAGAAAGTCTTCAAGGGTATCCTGACCGATTACGGCCAGAACCCGGTCGAGGTGCCGGAAGACTGGCTGAAGGCCGTGGCCGAGAAATTCCTCTCCAAAGAGGAGATGGAGAAGATCAAGTCGCTGGGCGACTGGGACGAAATCATGGACACGCTCAAGAAGCGGCTTGAGGAGCAGAAAGAGCGCCATCAGGGCGGCAACAAATGGGTCGGCACGGGCGGAACCTCGCCCTTCGGCAATTCCGGCTACAACCCCGAAGGCGTGCGGATCGGCGGCGAAAGTCGGCACAAGCGCGCGATCAAGGTGTGGGACAAGCGCGAGTTCAAGAATCTCGACAACACCAAGGAGCTGGGCACCCGCAATATCAAGATGGCGCTGCGGCGCCTGCGCCGTTTCGCGCGCGAAGGGGCGGCCGACCAACTCGATATCGATGCCACGATCGAAGGCACGGCGAAGCAGGGCTGGCTCGACATCCATATGCGGCCCGAACGGCGCAATGCCGTCAAGCTGCTGCTGTTCCTCGATGTCGGCGGGTCGATGGACCCCTTCATCAAGATCACCGAGGAATTGTTCAGCGCCGCGACGAGTGAATTCAAGAACCTCGAATTCTTCTATTTCCACAATTGCCTGTACGAAGGCGTGTGGAAGGATAACAAGCGCCGCTGGCAGGAACGGACCAAAACCTGGGACGTGCTTCACAAATACGGCCATGACTACAAGGTCGTGTTCGTAGGCGATGCGGCCATGTCTCCTTACGAGATCACGCATCCGGGCGGCAGCGTGGAGCATATGAACGAGGAAGCGGGCGTAACCTGGATGAAGCGGGTCACCGATACCTATCCGGCGACCGTCTGGCTCAATCCCGTGCCTGAAAAGCAGTGGTCCTATTCGCAGTCGACCCGTGTGATGAAGCAGCTGGTCAATGCTCGGATGTATCCGCTCACGCTGGACGGGCTGGACGATGCCATGCGCGAATTGAGCCGCAAGCAGGGGCATTGA
- a CDS encoding exo-beta-N-acetylmuramidase NamZ domain-containing protein → MKFGIDQLLADPDLRRPLERKRVALVAHPASVTERLTHSLDALIAAGINVTSAFGPQHGLKGDKQDNMVETADETDPQYGIPVFSLYGEVRRPTGQMMSSADVFLFDLQDLGCRIYTFVTTLLYMLEEAARHGKTVWVLDRPNPAGRPVEGTLLVPGQESFVGAAPMPMRHGLTLGEMGHWFVKHFGLDVDYRVIEMDGWQPEGAGFGWPQDRIWINPSPNAANVNMARAYAGTVMLEGTNLSEGRGTTRPLEVLFGAPDVDAKAVMAEMERMAPDWLNGCAIRECWFEPTFHKHAGELCNGLMIHAEGPFYDHAAFRPWRLQALAFKAIRRLYPDYAIWRDFPYEYELERLAIDVINGGPTLREWVEDAEAAPGDLDGMARADEARWREEIEDILLYR, encoded by the coding sequence ATGAAATTCGGTATCGACCAGCTCCTCGCCGACCCAGACCTTCGCCGTCCGCTCGAACGCAAGCGAGTGGCGCTCGTTGCGCATCCCGCTTCCGTGACCGAGCGTTTGACGCACAGCCTCGATGCGCTGATCGCGGCGGGCATCAACGTCACCAGCGCCTTCGGCCCGCAGCATGGGCTTAAGGGCGACAAACAGGACAATATGGTCGAAACCGCGGACGAGACCGATCCGCAATACGGCATCCCCGTCTTCAGCCTCTATGGCGAGGTGCGACGCCCGACGGGCCAGATGATGTCGAGCGCGGACGTGTTCCTGTTCGACCTCCAGGATCTCGGCTGCCGTATCTACACCTTCGTCACGACGCTGCTCTATATGCTCGAAGAGGCGGCGAGGCATGGCAAGACTGTCTGGGTGCTCGATCGCCCCAATCCGGCGGGGCGACCGGTCGAAGGAACGCTGCTCGTGCCCGGTCAGGAAAGCTTCGTCGGCGCCGCGCCGATGCCGATGCGTCATGGACTGACGCTGGGCGAGATGGGTCATTGGTTCGTCAAGCATTTCGGGCTCGACGTGGATTATCGCGTGATCGAAATGGATGGCTGGCAGCCCGAAGGAGCCGGATTCGGCTGGCCGCAGGATCGCATCTGGATCAATCCCTCACCCAACGCTGCCAATGTGAACATGGCCCGCGCCTATGCCGGAACGGTCATGCTCGAGGGCACGAATCTGAGCGAGGGAAGGGGCACCACCCGCCCGCTCGAAGTGCTGTTCGGCGCGCCGGATGTGGACGCCAAGGCGGTTATGGCCGAGATGGAGCGGATGGCTCCCGACTGGCTGAACGGCTGCGCGATCCGCGAATGCTGGTTCGAACCGACTTTCCACAAGCACGCGGGCGAGCTGTGCAACGGGTTGATGATCCACGCCGAAGGGCCGTTCTACGATCACGCCGCGTTCCGCCCCTGGCGCTTGCAGGCGCTGGCCTTCAAGGCGATCCGACGCCTTTATCCCGATTACGCGATCTGGCGCGACTTTCCCTACGAATACGAGCTGGAACGGCTCGCCATCGATGTCATCAATGGCGGTCCGACCTTGAGAGAATGGGTCGAAGATGCCGAGGCTGCACCAGGCGATCTCGACGGAATGGCGCGTGCGGACGAGGCCCGGTGGCGCGAGGAGATCGAGGACATACTGCTCTATCGCTAG
- a CDS encoding acyl-CoA dehydrogenase C-terminal domain-containing protein, with the protein MPTYTAPTRDARFIVNEVLDLASYGNLPGFEMASPDVTDAVLSEGGKFCAEVLAPLNLSGDQEGCTRHEDGSVTTPKGFKQAFDQFREAGWSTLSQPEEFGGQGMPHVLGFAFEEFVSSANQAFGMYPGLTNGAVSALLAKGSQEQKEKYLPKMISNEWTGTMNLTEPHCGTDLGMIRTKAEPQADGSYAITGTKIFISAGEHDMADNIIHLVLAKTPGAPDSTKGISLFVVPKFLVNEDGSLGERNGVVCGSIEHKMGIHGNATCVLNYDGAKGWLVGEENKGLAAMFIMMNAARLGVGIQGLSQAEVAYQNAVTYALDRRQGRALTGPAEPEAQADPIFVHADVRRMLMDAKAFTEGFRMLCLWGALQVDLTHSAQTEEEREQADQLIGLLTPVIKGYGTDKGYEIATNMQQVYGGHGYIEEWGMSQFVRDARIAQIYEGTNGVQAMDLCGRKLAQKGGAAIQAFFKAMGEDIAEAKSDETLAPLAEQLEKALGQQQAATMWFMQNAMQNPNHLGAGAHHYMHIMGIVSIGWMWLRMAKVAAQKLEDGGDDKAFYEAKLATARYYMDRYLPDAGALRRKLEAGSDSLMALGEEAFATAA; encoded by the coding sequence ATGCCCACCTACACCGCCCCGACCCGCGATGCGCGTTTCATCGTCAACGAAGTGCTGGACCTCGCCAGCTACGGCAATCTGCCGGGCTTCGAAATGGCAAGCCCGGACGTGACCGACGCTGTCCTGTCCGAAGGCGGCAAGTTCTGCGCCGAGGTCCTCGCCCCGCTCAACCTGTCGGGTGACCAGGAAGGCTGCACGCGCCACGAAGACGGGTCGGTGACGACCCCCAAGGGCTTCAAGCAGGCTTTCGACCAGTTCCGCGAGGCCGGGTGGAGCACGCTGTCGCAGCCTGAGGAATTCGGCGGACAGGGGATGCCGCACGTCCTCGGCTTCGCGTTCGAGGAGTTCGTGTCCAGCGCCAATCAGGCCTTCGGCATGTATCCGGGCCTGACCAACGGTGCGGTCTCCGCTCTTCTCGCCAAGGGTTCGCAGGAGCAGAAGGAGAAATATCTCCCCAAGATGATCTCCAACGAATGGACCGGAACGATGAACCTGACGGAGCCGCATTGCGGCACCGATCTGGGCATGATCCGCACCAAGGCCGAACCGCAGGCCGATGGTAGTTATGCGATCACCGGGACCAAGATCTTCATCTCCGCCGGCGAACACGACATGGCGGACAACATCATCCATCTCGTTCTCGCCAAGACGCCCGGTGCGCCGGACAGCACCAAGGGTATTTCCCTGTTCGTGGTGCCGAAATTCCTCGTGAACGAGGATGGATCGCTGGGCGAACGCAACGGCGTCGTTTGCGGATCGATCGAGCACAAGATGGGCATCCACGGCAATGCGACCTGCGTCCTCAATTACGACGGCGCCAAGGGCTGGCTGGTCGGCGAGGAGAACAAGGGCCTCGCTGCCATGTTCATCATGATGAACGCCGCGCGCCTCGGCGTCGGCATCCAGGGGCTGAGCCAGGCCGAGGTCGCCTATCAGAACGCGGTGACCTATGCGCTCGACCGCCGTCAGGGCAGGGCGCTGACCGGCCCGGCCGAGCCCGAAGCGCAGGCCGATCCGATCTTCGTCCACGCCGACGTGCGCCGGATGCTGATGGATGCCAAGGCCTTCACCGAAGGCTTCCGTATGCTGTGCCTGTGGGGCGCGTTGCAGGTCGACCTGACCCATAGCGCCCAGACCGAGGAAGAGCGTGAACAGGCCGACCAGCTGATCGGTCTGCTGACCCCTGTCATCAAGGGCTACGGCACCGACAAGGGTTACGAGATCGCGACCAATATGCAGCAGGTCTATGGCGGTCACGGCTATATCGAGGAATGGGGGATGAGCCAGTTCGTGCGCGACGCGCGCATCGCCCAGATCTACGAAGGCACCAATGGCGTGCAGGCGATGGACCTGTGCGGTCGCAAGCTGGCCCAGAAGGGCGGCGCGGCAATCCAGGCCTTTTTCAAGGCGATGGGTGAAGATATCGCCGAAGCCAAGTCGGACGAGACCTTGGCTCCGCTTGCCGAGCAGCTTGAGAAGGCATTGGGCCAGCAGCAGGCGGCCACCATGTGGTTCATGCAGAACGCGATGCAAAACCCCAACCATCTGGGTGCCGGTGCGCATCACTACATGCACATTATGGGCATCGTTTCGATCGGCTGGATGTGGCTGCGCATGGCGAAGGTCGCGGCGCAGAAGCTCGAGGATGGCGGAGACGACAAGGCGTTCTACGAAGCCAAGCTGGCGACGGCACGCTATTACATGGACCGCTATCTCCCCGATGCGGGCGCCCTGCGGCGCAAGCTCGAAGCGGGGTCGGACAGTTTGATGGCGCTGGGCGAGGAGGCCTTCGCCACCGCCGCGTAA